A region of the Pseudomonas silesiensis genome:
TTCTGTCTAATGGACTGAAGTGAATAGAGTCAACAATGAAAAGGAAGGAAAAAAATCCCGATTTTTCACGAACATTGGGGCGTATTGATGAGGCTATCATTGACGTATTACGCCATGACGGGCGCATCACGTACCAGAAACTGGCAACACTTGTGCACCTGACCGCAAGCCCTTGCCAGGAACGTGTACGCAAGTTGGAGAGGCTAGGGGTGATTCGCGGTTATGGTGCGTTCATCGATGTGCAAAAGGTCTCACCGGGATTGTCACTACAGGTATTGGTCGCTATATCGAGCCAGAATCGGCGCACTGCACAAAAAGCCTTCGAAGCATGTGTAGATAGCTGTTCTCAGGTCTTGGAATGCCATCTTATCAGTGGTCCGTTCGACTACAGCCTGCGTATGCACTGTACAGATATGAAGCACTATCGTGCGCTTACGGAAGTTTGGTTGGAGAATGAGGACCTGTGTATCGACAAACTGGTTGCCTACCCTGAATTGGCTGTTGTTAAACATTCGTCCACACACCACGACTAGTGGTGTAGGTTAAATGATACGGGCTACGCATGAGATGAGCTGGCGCAGGTCTTAAAGGCCTGCGGTTGGAGTTAAATAATAAAAGCAGAAATTTTTAATCTCGGGTAAATTTCCAATGACTGTCCACTTAAGGTTCAGCCACAAAGTTCTGCTCGCCGCATCGCTCGTAGTCATTGCAGCATTCTCATTATTCACACTGTACAACGATTATTTTCAGCGCGACGCTATACGTACAAACCTCGAAAGCCACCTTGAGGGGATGAGCAAAATTGCTGCAAGCAATGTGCAGGCTTGGCTGTCTGGACGTGTTCTGCTGATAGACACCATCGCTCAGACTGTTGCCAGCGACAATACGCCGGACAGTGTGGTGCGCCTACTGGAACAGAAGACGCTGCTTTCAACATTTAACTTCACCTATCTTGGGGGTATCGACGGCAGCTTTGCGATGCGACCAAAAGACGAATTGCCCGCCGATTATGACCCGCGTACACGGCCTTGGTACAAGGATGCGATGGCCGCTGGTGGTACGACTTTGACTGAGCCGTACCTGGATGCATCCACTGGCCAGTTGATGATGACCATCGCTACTCCGGTTAACCATGGAAACCAACCTCTCGGTGTGGTCGGTGGTGACCTGACCTTGGATACCCTGGCGAAAATTGTCAGTTCGCTCGATCTGGGCGGCATCGGTTATGCCTTCCTGGTCAGTGCCGACGGCAAGATACTTGCTCACCCGGATAAAGACTTGGTGATGAAAAATCTTATCGATATCTATCCGCAAGACACACCCGCTATCAGCACCCATTTCAGTGAGACCGGGCAGGCGGGTGTTCCTTATATTCTGATGTTCTCGCCGGTCAAGGGGCTGCCCTCGGTCAACTGGTATATCGGTTTGTCCATCGACAAGAAAAAAGCCTACCAGGCGTTAGGCGATTTCCGCGTTTCAGCTATTTTCGCCACTCTGATTGCCGTGCTAATCACGTTGCTTCTACTGGGCATGCTAATCCGCGTACTGATGCAACCTCTGAGGTTAATGGGTAAAGCCATGCGCGATATAGTCCAGGGGGAGGGGGACCTGACCCGACGTTTGGCCGTGCATTCTCAAGATGAGTTTGGAGAATTGGCCTGCGACTTCAACCTTTTCGTGGAGCGAATCCAACATTCAATACGCGAAGTCTCATCAGCGACCGAACAAGTCAACGAAGTGGCAAAGCGAGTGATGCTTGCCTCCAGCTCATCCATAGCAAACTCCGACGAACAGGCCAATCGCACCAACAGCATTGCAGCGGCGATCAACGAGCTGGGTGCAGCCGCTCAGGAAATCGCGTGTAATGCCGGTGATGCCTCACTTCAGGCGTCAGATGCACGCCTTCAGGCTGAGGGTGGCCGGCAAGTGGTAGCTCAGACGATCAACGCCATGAACGAGTTGTCAGGAAAAATTCGTGCATCTTGCAGCAACATAGAGACGCTGAATGGTAAGACGGTGAGCATTGGTCGGATCCTTGAAGTGATCAAGGGCATTTCCGAACAGACCAACCTACTAGCGCTCAACGCCGCTATCGAGGCTGCGCGGGCGGGCGAGGCAGGTCGCGGTTTCGCTGTGGTGGCGGATGAAGTACGCAGTCTTGCCTACCGCACTCAGACATCGGCACAAGAAATTCATACGATGATTGAGGAGCTTCAGGTCGGCGCTCGTGAGGCGGTTTGCACTATGAGCGAAAGCGAGCGCTATAGCCATGAAGGTGTGGTTATCGCCAACCAGGCTGGCGAGCGACTAGGGAGCGTTACTCAGCGTATTGGCGAAATTGATGGCATAAATCAGTCTGTAGCCACTGCTACTGAAGAGCAGACCGCTGTAATCGACTCGCTGAATATGGACATCACCGAGATCAAATCCCTCAACCAAGAAGGCGTGGAGAATCTCCAGGCCACCTTGCTCGCCTGTGATGACCTTGAGCAACAAGCCAGCCGACTCAAGCATCTGGTGGATAGCTTCCGTACTTAAGTTGAATACGTCGAACGCTGCTGATTATTAATAGTTTTTCCTGCTCAGTGGGAACCCTGAGTTCTTGATACTGAACTAAGTGTTCATGCGCGTGGATTTCTGCGTAATAGACTTCAGCGTCAACCAAGTGAAATCGAGGACTTGCTACAAGAAACATTCTTGGCCGTGTATAGCAGGCGCGAAACGTACCTCCCAGATCAACCAGCGACGGCGTGGGTATTTGCCACTGCGCGCTACAAACTCGCTCGAGGTGGGCGCGTCATGATGCGTTTCACGACTCGCTAGACAATACAGCTGCCTGCCTGTGATTGAGCAGAGTTTGCAGCACTTAACGCTGATGAGCTTTATATCCTCGCACTTTGCAGGCGAGCCTCCCTTACATGAAACAGGTGAAGTCCATGACCGTTCGACCCATGCTGCCGGGTATCCGTGCCATTGAAGCTGAAATGATTGAGTTGCGCCGTCAGCTTCATGCTTATCCGGAGCTCAGCCTTAAGGAGTTCAAAACCTCAGATCTGGTTGCTGCCAAGCTCGAGTCGTGGGGGTTTGAGGTGCATCGTGGCTTTGGGGGGACTGGTGTTGTAGGGCGTTTGCAGCAAGGTTGTGGAGGTAAGGTCATTGGTATTCGGGCAGATATGGATGCGCTGCCGATTCAGGAGCAGACCGGATTGCCGTATGCGAGCCAGCATCCAGGCGCCATGCATGCCTGTGGTCATGACGGCCATACGGCAATGCTGCTGGCTGCCGCGCAGCACCTAGCCAACAGCCGGCAGTTCGACGGTACGCTGGTGGTCATCTTTCAGCCCGCCGAAGAAAGCGATGGGGGTGCGCAGAAAATGCTGGATGATGGTCTCCTGGAGCGATTTCCCTGTAATGCGTTGTTCGGTATGCACAACATGCCTGGGTTGCCAGTAGGGAAGTTGGGTTTTCGGGCCGGGCCGTTCATGGCATCCACCGATACTGTTGTAATTCGAATTGATGGTACGGGCGGGCATGGCGGAATGCCACATAAAGCCATTGA
Encoded here:
- a CDS encoding methyl-accepting chemotaxis protein; amino-acid sequence: MLASSSSIANSDEQANRTNSIAAAINELGAAAQEIACNAGDASLQASDARLQAEGGRQVVAQTINAMNELSGKIRASCSNIETLNGKTVSIGRILEVIKGISEQTNLLALNAAIEAARAGEAGRGFAVVADEVRSLAYRTQTSAQEIHTMIEELQVGAREAVCTMSESERYSHEGVVIANQAGERLGSVTQRIGEIDGINQSVATATEEQTAVIDSLNMDITEIKSLNQEGVENLQATLLACDDLEQQASRLKHLVDSFRT
- a CDS encoding Lrp/AsnC family transcriptional regulator, translating into MKRKEKNPDFSRTLGRIDEAIIDVLRHDGRITYQKLATLVHLTASPCQERVRKLERLGVIRGYGAFIDVQKVSPGLSLQVLVAISSQNRRTAQKAFEACVDSCSQVLECHLISGPFDYSLRMHCTDMKHYRALTEVWLENEDLCIDKLVAYPELAVVKHSSTHHD
- a CDS encoding M20 aminoacylase family protein, which codes for MTVRPMLPGIRAIEAEMIELRRQLHAYPELSLKEFKTSDLVAAKLESWGFEVHRGFGGTGVVGRLQQGCGGKVIGIRADMDALPIQEQTGLPYASQHPGAMHACGHDGHTAMLLAAAQHLANSRQFDGTLVVIFQPAEESDGGAQKMLDDGLLERFPCNALFGMHNMPGLPVGKLGFRAGPFMASTDTVVIRIDGTGGHGGMPHKAIDPILTGGAIVMALQSIVSRNTDPLETAVITVGSFHSGEAPNVIPGHAVLQLCVRALKPNVRADLLKRIVQVAQAQALSFGASVSVEVDREESLPPLINDPQLTAFARQVAVDWLGEEGVIQDLAPIAASEDFAVMLEHCPGSYLFIGNGDGKGGCMVHNPGYDFNDDCLGTGASYWVRLVEQFLV